In the genome of Methanopyrus kandleri AV19, one region contains:
- a CDS encoding rRNA adenine N-6-methyltransferase family protein, with amino-acid sequence MTRSYLVFDVGRYRELAEELVKPEDIVVEVGAAAGDTTVRLARNARLVIAFEKSEEMFERLRERVRDLDNVIVLCEDGFELGEVLKRTERVDAVFIDVGGGAQPRLALALWEAYYSRFRPRVIVVRNRRLCRLIETVERVECDEEV; translated from the coding sequence GTGACCCGCTCCTACCTGGTGTTCGACGTGGGGAGGTACCGAGAGCTGGCTGAGGAGCTCGTGAAGCCGGAGGACATCGTGGTGGAGGTCGGCGCCGCCGCGGGTGATACCACCGTCAGACTGGCCCGCAACGCCCGGCTGGTGATCGCCTTCGAGAAGTCGGAGGAGATGTTCGAACGGCTGAGGGAACGCGTGCGCGACCTGGACAACGTGATCGTCCTGTGCGAGGACGGGTTCGAGCTGGGGGAAGTGCTCAAACGTACGGAGCGCGTGGACGCTGTCTTCATCGACGTAGGGGGTGGGGCGCAGCCGAGGTTGGCACTGGCGCTGTGGGAGGCTTACTACTCGCGCTTCCGTCCGAGGGTGATCGTGGTCCGGAACCGGAGGCTCTGCCGGCTGATCGAGACCGTGGAACGCGTGGAGTGCGATGAGGAGGTATAG
- a CDS encoding Mrp/NBP35 family ATP-binding protein: MAEGNEPREGHPHHPSREELEKRLEKEREAIEKNLESVEHVLVVMSGKGGVGKTTVSVNLALALAEDDEVGILDLDIHGPNVPEQLGVTEPPQGTPAGLFPLSGYRDVKVMSIGTMLEREDLPVLWRGPRKSGFIREILVKTRWGDLDYLIIDMPPGTGDEVMTALQMLPEDARNVLLVASPESLAFSDVVKAGEAVDKLEARLIGIVSNMHGIVCPECGSTIEYFSDDYSEKLAERFDTEVLARIPLDPEAKRKAEEEGKPFVIAAPDSRVSEAFSELAEAVRDRL, from the coding sequence TTGGCCGAGGGGAACGAGCCACGTGAGGGCCACCCGCACCACCCGTCCCGAGAGGAGCTAGAGAAGCGCCTCGAGAAGGAACGCGAAGCCATCGAGAAGAACCTGGAGAGCGTCGAGCACGTCCTTGTCGTCATGAGCGGCAAAGGCGGCGTGGGTAAGACCACCGTCTCGGTGAACCTCGCGCTCGCGCTGGCCGAGGACGACGAGGTGGGTATCCTGGACCTGGACATCCACGGACCGAACGTACCTGAGCAACTCGGGGTCACGGAGCCCCCACAGGGAACGCCCGCCGGTCTGTTCCCGCTCTCGGGCTACCGTGACGTGAAAGTGATGTCCATCGGCACCATGCTGGAGCGCGAGGACCTCCCCGTCCTCTGGCGTGGGCCGCGCAAGTCCGGCTTCATCCGCGAGATCCTCGTCAAGACGCGCTGGGGCGACCTGGACTACCTGATCATCGACATGCCTCCTGGAACCGGTGACGAGGTCATGACGGCGCTGCAGATGCTCCCCGAGGACGCCCGTAACGTGCTCCTGGTCGCCAGCCCCGAGTCCCTGGCGTTCTCCGACGTCGTGAAGGCCGGTGAAGCCGTCGATAAGCTGGAGGCTCGGTTGATCGGGATCGTCAGTAACATGCACGGGATCGTCTGCCCCGAGTGCGGGAGCACGATCGAGTACTTCTCGGACGACTACTCGGAGAAGCTCGCGGAGCGATTCGACACCGAGGTCCTCGCCCGGATACCCCTAGACCCGGAGGCGAAGCGGAAGGCCGAGGAGGAAGGTAAACCGTTCGTCATCGCCGCCCCCGACTCGCGAGTCTCCGAGGCCTTCTCCGAGCTCGCTGAAGCCGTTCGTGACCGCCTCTGA
- a CDS encoding DUF512 domain-containing protein, which translates to MSTEWVTRHLDYDGEETWLIESHGPPDDPTPPCSPTCRHCYATQLPPDARRHLVIDELSMYPSELVNHPRLEDVVRRARELVESRENLPLKVITSGKFLTGRKLRILLRYVDQLDFHLLSTDPSERAKLTRESVREAARVLELVREAAREVDTVANVVAVPDYNLNSLPRILRNLDEWGLHKCVVIPVGVTRYNREGIRPPTPDEMRFLWEICRRMDRELDLDVVPCDSLVPLEEHLEGLDDLASRCAEALGGVDSRVGLVTGEMFGPVIEELCRATNEKLGREVLEPVIVENRYFGGNIGCAGLLTGEDVLHELEHRDLDVAIVPRISVELGSFIDGVTIFEVSLHAGCEIVVGPERLEDLPDVLVEITHSVTV; encoded by the coding sequence GTGAGTACGGAGTGGGTGACTCGACACCTGGACTACGACGGAGAGGAGACCTGGCTGATCGAGTCTCACGGTCCGCCGGACGATCCCACACCGCCATGCTCACCGACCTGTCGGCACTGTTACGCTACTCAACTCCCACCGGATGCTCGACGTCATCTCGTCATCGACGAGCTATCCATGTATCCTTCCGAGCTGGTGAATCACCCGCGGTTGGAAGATGTGGTCCGCCGGGCGCGCGAGCTCGTGGAGAGCCGAGAGAACCTCCCGCTCAAGGTGATAACTTCCGGAAAATTCCTGACCGGGCGGAAGCTCCGGATCCTCCTACGGTACGTCGACCAGCTCGACTTCCACCTCCTCTCCACCGATCCATCGGAACGCGCCAAGCTGACCCGGGAGAGCGTCCGCGAAGCCGCACGCGTGTTGGAGTTGGTCCGAGAGGCTGCTCGTGAGGTCGATACCGTCGCCAACGTCGTGGCCGTGCCCGACTACAATTTGAACTCCCTGCCCAGAATCCTGCGGAACCTCGACGAGTGGGGCCTCCATAAGTGCGTGGTGATCCCGGTCGGGGTCACCAGGTACAACCGGGAGGGTATCCGGCCCCCCACACCCGACGAGATGCGGTTCCTGTGGGAGATCTGCCGACGGATGGATCGCGAGTTGGACCTCGACGTGGTCCCCTGCGACAGTCTGGTTCCGTTGGAGGAACATCTAGAGGGTCTTGACGACCTGGCGTCACGGTGCGCCGAAGCCCTCGGCGGCGTCGACTCGAGGGTAGGACTGGTCACCGGCGAGATGTTCGGACCGGTCATCGAGGAGTTATGCCGGGCCACGAACGAGAAGTTGGGGCGTGAGGTCCTGGAACCCGTAATCGTGGAGAATCGGTACTTCGGCGGTAACATCGGGTGCGCCGGACTGCTCACGGGTGAGGACGTCCTCCACGAACTCGAGCATCGGGATCTCGACGTGGCCATCGTACCGCGGATCTCCGTGGAGCTCGGATCGTTCATCGACGGTGTCACGATCTTCGAGGTATCACTACACGCCGGGTGTGAGATAGTGGTCGGACCGGAGCGGTTAGAGGATTTGCCCGACGTGCTCGTCGAGATTACTCATTCGGTGACCGTATGA
- a CDS encoding helicase-related protein: MEARWELEWEGEEPEGAGIPLSRFSKRLPDVEAYRHQVETAEAFENGHVLLTAGMGAGKTEAALAAIEHERTFPAVFVYPTKALARDQAERMIRYGYDVVIADGDHPGWRARIQEAEIVVTNPQMIWIHARRGLQFWEFLTDVARCLVWDEVHFYGPRQVNLLLGIVRALRDRRHLFMSGTVGHPDSFCGEVERATGETCTHVRGRGKMAPRKFVVRNTAKMADLLEDITRYVREDSKTLVFFRTRAQAEHAYQVLCRRYGLEGYVTLHHGALPRDERRRAEREFKRGRASVMITVKTLEVGIDVGSVTRVVHYGIPDRVSDFWQREGRAGRRGQEAESVIYPADPWTSFVTRTPRRFREAYLEGKVERILAYAQSHLAAPPESNPTESFYGEKDAYRVVREDNPRAVLRDQVDPEDVPRAWAPGCAFRAAGEIWVVSGPPDRETLMIPAVPAEEYDPTVAQLIEEGWWTYPRIEVYAEGEEECGIGYVELRWTDTVLSPPPDEPERPILVEHGDITIRVKAYYIRLEDPDLRRRVGADSAEHAVHALNYALKLKHGVPLSLLNHYVHRPVESLIPEESDREAFLLIYESPPAVMPLLEWESAVEEAIILARKENPRNLRLPRCPWPKEDVVTFESLIERYLLGILQLAEKLREREGLPDGVEGRQPKCGV; the protein is encoded by the coding sequence ATGGAGGCTCGGTGGGAGCTCGAATGGGAGGGTGAAGAACCGGAAGGTGCCGGAATCCCGCTTTCGAGGTTCTCGAAACGGCTCCCGGACGTGGAGGCCTACAGACATCAAGTGGAGACCGCCGAGGCGTTCGAGAACGGCCACGTCCTACTGACCGCGGGAATGGGTGCGGGAAAAACCGAGGCGGCTCTCGCGGCGATAGAGCATGAACGGACCTTTCCCGCCGTTTTCGTGTATCCGACCAAGGCCCTCGCCCGTGATCAGGCCGAACGGATGATCCGGTACGGTTACGACGTGGTGATCGCCGACGGCGACCACCCGGGCTGGCGCGCCAGGATTCAGGAAGCCGAGATCGTCGTCACCAACCCACAGATGATCTGGATCCACGCCCGTCGAGGGCTTCAGTTCTGGGAGTTCCTGACCGACGTCGCACGATGCCTCGTGTGGGACGAGGTCCACTTCTACGGTCCCAGACAGGTGAACCTGTTACTCGGGATCGTTCGCGCACTCCGGGATCGCCGACACCTGTTCATGTCCGGAACCGTGGGACACCCGGATTCCTTCTGCGGCGAGGTCGAGCGAGCCACCGGTGAGACCTGCACGCACGTTCGTGGTAGGGGAAAGATGGCGCCCCGTAAGTTCGTAGTCCGGAATACCGCCAAAATGGCCGACCTCCTGGAAGACATCACCCGATATGTCCGGGAGGACTCGAAAACGCTGGTATTCTTTCGAACCCGGGCGCAGGCGGAGCACGCTTACCAGGTACTATGCCGGCGGTACGGGCTCGAGGGATACGTCACTCTACACCACGGGGCGCTCCCCCGGGACGAGCGCCGACGTGCCGAGCGGGAGTTCAAGCGAGGTCGTGCCTCCGTGATGATCACGGTGAAGACGCTCGAGGTCGGCATCGATGTGGGATCCGTAACTCGAGTCGTGCACTACGGAATTCCTGACCGCGTCTCCGACTTCTGGCAGCGGGAAGGACGTGCCGGCAGGCGCGGTCAGGAAGCTGAGTCCGTGATCTACCCGGCCGACCCTTGGACCTCGTTCGTGACCAGGACTCCGAGGAGATTCCGCGAGGCCTACTTGGAAGGTAAGGTCGAGCGCATATTAGCTTACGCTCAGTCTCACCTGGCCGCACCACCGGAAAGTAACCCGACCGAGTCGTTCTACGGGGAAAAGGACGCGTACCGGGTGGTCCGTGAGGACAACCCACGGGCCGTTCTCAGGGACCAAGTCGACCCCGAAGACGTGCCCAGAGCCTGGGCTCCGGGATGCGCGTTCAGGGCCGCCGGCGAGATCTGGGTCGTCAGTGGGCCACCTGACCGGGAGACCCTCATGATCCCGGCCGTCCCCGCGGAGGAGTACGATCCCACCGTGGCACAGCTTATCGAGGAAGGCTGGTGGACTTACCCCAGGATCGAGGTCTACGCCGAAGGAGAGGAAGAGTGCGGGATCGGGTACGTCGAGCTCCGGTGGACGGACACGGTGCTCTCACCTCCCCCGGACGAACCCGAGCGACCTATCCTGGTGGAGCATGGTGACATCACGATACGCGTGAAAGCGTACTACATCCGCCTGGAGGACCCGGATTTGAGGCGGAGGGTCGGAGCTGATTCAGCCGAACACGCGGTTCACGCCCTCAACTACGCCCTGAAGTTGAAGCACGGGGTGCCGCTCTCACTCTTGAACCATTACGTCCATCGGCCCGTAGAATCGTTGATTCCGGAGGAATCCGACAGGGAGGCCTTCCTGCTGATTTACGAGTCACCGCCGGCCGTGATGCCCCTGCTGGAGTGGGAGTCCGCGGTCGAGGAAGCCATCATACTGGCCAGGAAGGAAAATCCGCGGAACCTGCGGCTGCCCCGCTGCCCCTGGCCCAAGGAGGATGTGGTGACGTTCGAGAGCTTGATCGAGCGATACTTGCTCGGAATACTGCAGCTGGCGGAGAAGCTACGGGAAAGGGAAGGACTACCCGACGGTGTCGAAGGACGGCAGCCGAAGTGTGGGGTGTAG
- a CDS encoding phosphoadenosine phosphosulfate reductase family protein — protein MEGRVHLHVLVRARKDASAVESALERYYPDWEWKVETLGGERDPSWIVGLARERFEGSDALWKVLLLGRRSYPGRGRVVWMEGWSAVNVGKAEVRNARLTEIVDGIELGRAAPRLSVAFRRVPELRRGRLLTENQDADTMLRWGKFTETIAELAGEELPPGAYFSLRKPGNPPEEVLYDASGKPILRIITPDEGEPSVSVLGDGEPFDSRAFVRENRETLENLFEDAVDFLGGVAEEFDVLFVPVSGGKDSTCCLAIAVETTDRLGIDVEAVYVDTGYDLGRDVVEDVGAALGVDIKHVDVSDAFERGLRERKPTHENRWCTGVKLSGIKKVLKDLEGDVLLVVGDRDAESRRRRLRPPVHRNRLLDVPEVNPVKGWGGAEVLGTLFRLGLPVSELYEIGFYRLGCSVCPSLTAWERALMELSR, from the coding sequence TTGGAAGGTAGGGTGCACCTGCACGTGCTGGTGAGAGCCCGAAAGGACGCGTCGGCCGTGGAATCGGCGCTGGAGCGGTATTACCCGGACTGGGAGTGGAAAGTGGAAACGCTCGGAGGTGAGCGCGATCCGTCGTGGATCGTCGGTTTGGCGCGTGAACGGTTCGAGGGTTCCGACGCACTGTGGAAGGTACTTCTTCTGGGCCGGCGTAGTTACCCCGGTCGCGGGCGCGTGGTCTGGATGGAGGGATGGTCGGCGGTGAACGTGGGCAAGGCGGAGGTCCGGAACGCCAGGCTGACCGAGATCGTGGACGGTATCGAGCTAGGACGTGCCGCCCCGCGCCTGAGCGTGGCTTTCAGACGGGTACCGGAGCTCCGGCGAGGGAGGTTACTGACCGAGAACCAGGACGCGGATACCATGCTCCGGTGGGGTAAATTCACCGAGACAATCGCCGAGCTGGCTGGGGAGGAGCTACCTCCCGGTGCGTACTTCTCACTCCGAAAGCCGGGGAACCCGCCGGAAGAAGTACTCTACGACGCCTCCGGTAAGCCGATCCTCAGGATCATCACGCCGGACGAAGGCGAACCGAGCGTAAGCGTGCTCGGAGACGGGGAACCCTTCGATTCTAGGGCGTTCGTCCGTGAGAACCGTGAGACGCTGGAGAACCTGTTCGAGGACGCCGTGGATTTTCTTGGAGGAGTGGCGGAGGAGTTCGATGTCCTGTTCGTGCCGGTCAGCGGAGGGAAGGACAGCACGTGCTGCTTAGCGATAGCCGTCGAGACGACCGATCGCTTAGGGATCGACGTCGAAGCCGTGTACGTGGATACTGGATACGACCTGGGCAGAGACGTCGTCGAAGACGTCGGAGCGGCGTTGGGAGTCGATATCAAGCACGTAGACGTTTCCGATGCGTTTGAACGTGGGTTGAGGGAGCGGAAGCCCACCCATGAGAACCGATGGTGCACCGGTGTGAAGCTTTCCGGGATCAAGAAAGTGCTGAAGGATTTGGAGGGAGATGTCCTGCTGGTCGTGGGAGATCGAGACGCGGAGAGCCGCAGGAGGAGATTGAGGCCGCCGGTCCACAGGAACCGGCTGCTCGACGTACCCGAAGTTAACCCTGTGAAAGGATGGGGAGGGGCCGAGGTGCTCGGGACGTTGTTCCGATTGGGCCTACCGGTGAGCGAACTGTACGAGATCGGGTTCTATAGGTTGGGTTGCTCCGTGTGCCCTTCCCTCACGGCGTGGGAGAGAGCGCTCATGGAGCTCAGCCGATGA
- the rpsJ gene encoding 30S ribosomal protein S10, with protein MAQEVRLRLSSTDHYKLEEVCERIKKVVEETGAQMSGPIPLPTKRLLVPTRKSPDGEGKATWDKWEMRIHKRLIDIKGDERTIRRLMRIHIPEEVHVEIIMK; from the coding sequence ATGGCCCAGGAAGTACGCCTGCGCCTGTCGAGTACCGATCACTACAAACTCGAGGAGGTCTGTGAGCGGATCAAGAAGGTTGTTGAGGAAACCGGTGCTCAGATGTCCGGACCTATTCCACTGCCGACTAAGCGACTTCTGGTTCCGACACGGAAGTCTCCGGACGGTGAGGGTAAGGCCACCTGGGACAAGTGGGAGATGCGCATTCACAAGCGGCTGATCGATATTAAGGGCGATGAGCGTACGATCCGACGGCTAATGCGTATACACATTCCCGAGGAAGTACACGTGGAGATCATCATGAAGTGA
- the tuf gene encoding translation elongation factor EF-1 subunit alpha, with protein sequence MAKEKEHINLAFIGHVDHGKSTLVGRLLYDTGVIEDKDLGEGEDKFRVIMDTLEEERERGVTIDLAHTKFETDNYEFTIVDCPGHRDFVKNMITGASQADAAILVVAADDGVMPQTKEHAFLAKTLGIDQLIVAINKMDLVDYDENRYEEVKQEVAELLKTIGYNVDEIPFIPISAFEGDNVVEKSDNTPWYDGPTLLEALDNLEPPEKPTDKPLRIPIQDVYSITGVGTVPVGRVETGVLEVGDTVRFEPAYTATGGRKGEGEVRSIEMHHEEIERAEPGDNIGFNVKGVGKNDISRGDVACHPDEPATVVTPDDTFIAQIVVLQHPSAITAGYTPVFHCHTAQVACKFEELIEKIDPATGEVIEENPDFLKTGEAAKVRIRPTKPMVIEEVSFIPQLGRFAIRDMGQTVAAGMCVKIEKEE encoded by the coding sequence GTGGCGAAGGAGAAGGAGCACATTAACCTCGCGTTCATCGGCCACGTAGACCACGGTAAGTCCACCCTGGTCGGTCGATTGCTGTACGACACCGGTGTGATCGAGGACAAGGACCTGGGTGAGGGAGAGGACAAGTTCAGAGTCATCATGGACACGCTCGAGGAGGAGCGGGAGCGAGGTGTAACGATCGACCTAGCTCACACCAAGTTCGAGACCGACAACTACGAGTTCACCATCGTGGACTGTCCAGGTCATCGAGACTTCGTTAAGAACATGATCACCGGTGCGAGCCAGGCCGACGCCGCCATCCTGGTAGTGGCCGCGGACGACGGTGTGATGCCGCAGACCAAGGAGCACGCGTTCCTGGCCAAGACGCTGGGTATCGACCAGCTCATCGTGGCTATCAACAAGATGGACCTCGTGGACTACGATGAGAACAGGTACGAGGAGGTCAAGCAGGAGGTCGCCGAGCTCCTCAAGACGATCGGTTACAACGTCGACGAGATCCCGTTCATCCCGATCAGCGCCTTCGAGGGCGACAACGTGGTCGAGAAGAGCGACAACACGCCGTGGTACGACGGTCCGACTCTGCTGGAGGCTCTGGACAACCTAGAACCGCCTGAGAAGCCGACCGACAAGCCGCTGCGGATCCCGATCCAGGACGTGTACTCGATCACCGGTGTCGGTACCGTGCCGGTGGGCCGAGTCGAGACCGGAGTACTCGAGGTGGGCGACACCGTCCGGTTCGAGCCGGCCTACACGGCCACCGGAGGCCGGAAGGGAGAGGGTGAGGTCAGGAGCATCGAGATGCACCACGAGGAGATCGAGCGCGCCGAGCCGGGTGACAACATCGGTTTCAACGTGAAGGGCGTGGGTAAGAACGACATCAGCCGTGGTGACGTAGCCTGTCACCCCGACGAGCCGGCGACCGTGGTCACGCCGGACGACACCTTCATCGCGCAGATCGTGGTCCTACAGCACCCGAGCGCGATCACCGCAGGTTACACGCCGGTGTTCCACTGCCACACCGCCCAGGTGGCCTGCAAGTTCGAGGAGCTCATCGAAAAGATCGACCCGGCTACCGGTGAGGTGATCGAGGAGAACCCGGACTTCCTGAAGACCGGAGAGGCCGCGAAGGTGCGCATCCGGCCGACGAAGCCGATGGTCATCGAGGAGGTCAGCTTCATCCCACAGCTGGGCCGGTTCGCCATCAGAGACATGGGTCAGACAGTGGCCGCCGGAATGTGTGTGAAGATCGAAAAGGAGGAGTAA
- a CDS encoding UDP-N-acetylglucosamine 3-dehydrogenase: protein MTVRAGVIGVGMMGSHHARVYHELEETELVAVCDVNERRVKEVAKKYDVNWYTDHRKMLQEEDLDGVSICVPTKYHADIAVDALEAGVHVLVEKPIADTIENARRIIDAAEDHGLKLAVGHIERFNPSVMKAKEVVSRGDLGDIVVMSAKRVGPYPPRIRDVGVIVDLAVHDIDVMRYLAETEVEEVYAAAGSAITRTQEDYAEVMLRFEGDPTGLIEVNWLTPHKERRLEVTGREAILEIQYIEQELRLMDREGVKRFNIRKEEPLKLELRDFAESILENRDPLVDGEAGLQALRTAVAALKSVKEDRPVSLEEVE from the coding sequence TTGACCGTACGTGCCGGTGTTATCGGCGTCGGCATGATGGGATCACACCACGCCCGGGTGTACCACGAGCTCGAAGAGACGGAGCTGGTGGCGGTCTGTGACGTCAACGAGCGCAGGGTCAAGGAGGTCGCCAAGAAGTACGACGTCAACTGGTACACCGACCATCGGAAGATGCTTCAGGAGGAAGACCTAGACGGCGTCAGCATCTGCGTCCCGACGAAGTACCACGCGGATATCGCCGTTGACGCGTTGGAAGCGGGTGTGCATGTTCTCGTCGAGAAACCGATCGCCGATACGATCGAGAACGCCAGACGCATCATCGACGCCGCGGAGGACCACGGGTTGAAGCTCGCGGTCGGCCACATCGAGCGGTTCAACCCGAGCGTGATGAAGGCTAAGGAAGTCGTCTCAAGGGGTGACTTGGGCGATATCGTAGTCATGTCGGCTAAGCGGGTCGGGCCGTATCCACCCAGGATCCGGGACGTGGGTGTCATCGTGGACCTCGCCGTGCACGACATCGACGTGATGCGCTACCTGGCCGAAACCGAGGTGGAGGAGGTGTACGCCGCGGCCGGTTCTGCCATCACCCGAACTCAGGAGGATTACGCCGAGGTTATGCTCCGGTTCGAGGGAGATCCCACCGGACTGATAGAGGTGAATTGGCTCACCCCGCACAAGGAACGGAGGCTCGAGGTGACAGGTCGGGAGGCTATCCTGGAGATTCAGTACATAGAACAGGAGCTCCGGTTGATGGATCGGGAGGGTGTTAAACGGTTCAATATACGGAAGGAAGAACCTCTGAAACTGGAGCTTCGGGACTTCGCCGAATCCATATTAGAAAATCGAGATCCCCTCGTCGACGGCGAAGCGGGACTTCAAGCCCTCCGTACGGCCGTGGCGGCCCTCAAGTCTGTGAAGGAGGATCGACCCGTCTCGCTGGAGGAAGTCGAATGA
- a CDS encoding CoB--CoM heterodisulfide reductase iron-sulfur subunit A family protein, which translates to MGDKDDVRIGVFVCHCGVNIKASVDVEEVVEYAKKLPGVVYATDYPFFCADPGQEIIQEAIKEHDLDRVVVAACTPKIHENTFRNCVKEAGLSPYYMEMVNIREHCSFVHMQEPEKATEKAKDLIRAAVERAKRLEDVPTKEVEVENSVLIIGGGIAGIQAALDLADQGFKVYLVEKEPTIGGNMARLAKTFPTDDCAMUILAPKMVQVGNHPNIEMITYAEVKDVDGYIGNFEVTIEKKPRYVDEDACTGCGVCAEVCPIEVPNEFDLGIGTRKAIYVPFPQAMPLVYTIDMEHCIQCGLCEEACPQDPPAIDFDQEPEEIRLKVGTIIVATGYEEFDASKLEEYGYGKYDNVITTLELERMINPAGPTEGHVIRPSDGKEPHRIVFIHCVGSRCPGKEEKGEAYCSRICCMFILKNAQLIKQHEPDAEVYCCYMDVRAFGKGYEEYYERAQKQFGVRFIRGRPAEIVEDPETKNLIVRVEDTLTGEPMEIEADLVVLGCGLVAPEETYSKLADILGIDRSPDGFFKELHPKLEPVSTKVRGVQIAGVAQGPKDIPDTVAQAKGAASEASIPMSQGKVEIELITATVDEDVCGGCGACAQVCPFDAIEMVEKDGKRVAEVQDVACQGCGQCAAACPSGAMQLRYYRDEQLMPQIEALLAEALEEEEEE; encoded by the coding sequence GTGGGCGACAAGGACGACGTCAGGATAGGCGTGTTCGTGTGCCACTGCGGTGTGAACATCAAGGCGTCCGTCGACGTCGAAGAGGTCGTTGAGTACGCCAAGAAACTGCCCGGCGTCGTGTACGCGACGGATTACCCGTTCTTCTGCGCCGATCCGGGTCAGGAGATCATCCAGGAAGCCATCAAGGAACACGACCTCGACCGAGTAGTCGTGGCAGCTTGTACGCCGAAGATCCACGAGAACACGTTCAGGAACTGCGTCAAGGAGGCCGGATTGTCGCCATACTACATGGAGATGGTAAACATCCGAGAGCACTGCTCGTTCGTGCACATGCAGGAGCCGGAGAAGGCCACGGAGAAGGCCAAGGACCTAATTCGGGCGGCAGTGGAGCGTGCTAAGCGGCTCGAGGACGTGCCGACGAAGGAGGTGGAGGTCGAGAACAGCGTTCTCATCATCGGTGGTGGTATCGCCGGGATCCAGGCGGCCCTGGACCTCGCGGATCAGGGCTTCAAGGTGTACCTGGTGGAGAAGGAGCCGACGATCGGAGGCAACATGGCACGGCTGGCGAAGACGTTCCCGACCGACGACTGCGCCATGTGAATCCTGGCTCCGAAGATGGTGCAGGTGGGTAACCACCCGAACATCGAGATGATCACTTACGCCGAGGTCAAGGACGTGGACGGCTACATCGGTAACTTCGAGGTAACGATCGAGAAGAAGCCGCGGTACGTGGACGAGGACGCGTGCACGGGCTGCGGAGTCTGCGCCGAGGTCTGTCCGATCGAGGTGCCCAACGAGTTCGATCTGGGAATCGGCACCAGGAAGGCGATCTACGTGCCGTTCCCGCAGGCGATGCCGTTGGTGTACACGATCGACATGGAGCACTGCATCCAGTGCGGCCTGTGCGAGGAGGCGTGCCCACAGGACCCGCCGGCGATAGACTTCGACCAGGAGCCGGAGGAAATCAGGCTGAAGGTCGGCACGATCATCGTGGCGACCGGTTACGAGGAGTTCGACGCGAGCAAGCTCGAGGAGTACGGCTACGGTAAGTACGACAACGTGATCACCACGCTGGAGCTGGAGCGGATGATCAACCCCGCCGGTCCGACGGAGGGTCACGTGATCCGACCGAGCGACGGCAAGGAGCCGCACAGGATCGTGTTCATCCACTGTGTCGGATCGCGGTGCCCGGGCAAGGAGGAGAAGGGTGAGGCGTACTGCAGCAGGATCTGCTGTATGTTCATCCTCAAGAACGCGCAGCTGATCAAGCAGCACGAGCCGGACGCGGAGGTCTACTGCTGCTACATGGACGTGCGGGCGTTCGGTAAGGGTTACGAGGAGTACTACGAGCGTGCCCAGAAGCAGTTCGGTGTGCGCTTCATCCGAGGTAGACCGGCCGAGATCGTCGAAGACCCGGAGACCAAGAACCTCATCGTGCGCGTCGAGGACACGCTCACCGGCGAGCCGATGGAGATCGAGGCGGACCTCGTGGTGCTGGGCTGCGGTCTAGTGGCGCCGGAGGAGACGTACTCCAAGCTCGCCGACATCCTGGGCATCGACAGGTCGCCGGACGGGTTCTTCAAGGAGCTACACCCGAAGCTAGAGCCGGTCAGCACGAAGGTCCGCGGCGTCCAGATCGCCGGTGTAGCTCAGGGTCCGAAGGACATCCCGGACACTGTGGCCCAGGCGAAGGGTGCCGCCAGCGAGGCCAGCATCCCGATGTCCCAGGGTAAGGTCGAGATCGAGCTGATCACCGCGACCGTGGACGAGGACGTCTGCGGCGGCTGCGGAGCGTGCGCGCAGGTGTGTCCGTTCGACGCCATCGAAATGGTGGAGAAGGACGGTAAGAGGGTCGCCGAGGTGCAGGACGTGGCCTGCCAGGGCTGCGGACAGTGCGCCGCCGCGTGCCCGAGCGGTGCAATGCAGCTACGCTACTACCGGGACGAGCAGCTGATGCCACAGATCGAGGCGCTGCTGGCGGAAGCACTCGAGGAGGAAGAGGAGGAGTAA